The following coding sequences are from one Ammoniphilus sp. CFH 90114 window:
- the glyA gene encoding serine hydroxymethyltransferase: MFQYLTKQDPQVAEAINQELGRQRNKIELIASENFVSEAVLEALGTVMTNKYAEGYPGRRYYGGCEYVDIVEELARDRAKQLFGAEHANVQPHSGAQANMGVYFSILKPGDTVLGMNLSHGGHLTHGSPVNFSGTLYNFVDYGVTPDTNVIDYEDVRAKALEHKPKLIVAGASAYPRVIDFVKMREIADEVGAYFMVDMAHIAGLVATGHHPNPVPHAHFVTTTTHKTLRGPRGGMILCKEEFAKAIDKSMFPGVQGGPLMHVIAAKAVAFGEALKPEFKEYSANVVANANQLAESLKEEGIKIVSNGTDNHLVLIDVRNLNLTGKEAEHLLDEVGVTTNKNTIPFDPASPFVTSGVRIGTPAVTSRGFDVESMKEVAAIIALTLKNPQDEAKKEEARARVAGLCEKFPLYADMKLI; encoded by the coding sequence ATGTTTCAATATTTAACTAAGCAAGATCCACAAGTGGCAGAAGCTATTAATCAGGAGTTAGGCAGACAGAGAAACAAGATTGAACTTATTGCATCCGAGAATTTTGTAAGTGAAGCGGTATTAGAAGCATTGGGTACTGTGATGACCAACAAATATGCGGAAGGATACCCAGGTCGTCGTTATTATGGTGGTTGTGAGTATGTGGATATCGTAGAAGAATTAGCCCGTGATCGTGCAAAGCAATTATTCGGTGCGGAGCATGCCAACGTTCAGCCTCATTCCGGTGCACAAGCAAATATGGGAGTTTATTTCTCCATCCTTAAGCCAGGGGACACCGTTCTAGGTATGAATTTGTCTCACGGTGGACACTTAACCCATGGAAGTCCAGTTAACTTCTCTGGTACCCTTTATAATTTCGTAGATTACGGTGTAACTCCAGATACGAATGTTATCGATTATGAAGATGTGCGTGCGAAGGCATTAGAGCACAAGCCAAAGTTAATCGTAGCGGGAGCGAGTGCTTATCCTCGTGTGATTGATTTTGTAAAAATGCGCGAAATCGCAGATGAAGTTGGAGCTTACTTTATGGTAGATATGGCTCACATTGCTGGATTAGTTGCGACAGGCCATCATCCAAACCCTGTCCCTCATGCACACTTTGTAACCACAACTACTCATAAGACGCTTCGTGGACCTCGTGGCGGTATGATCTTGTGTAAGGAAGAGTTTGCTAAGGCGATTGATAAGTCCATGTTCCCTGGCGTTCAGGGCGGTCCATTGATGCATGTGATTGCAGCGAAGGCGGTTGCTTTTGGAGAAGCGCTTAAGCCTGAGTTCAAAGAGTACAGTGCGAATGTAGTGGCTAATGCGAATCAATTAGCTGAATCATTGAAAGAAGAAGGAATCAAGATCGTATCTAACGGAACAGATAATCACCTCGTACTAATCGATGTTCGCAACCTCAACCTAACGGGTAAAGAAGCCGAGCATCTACTTGACGAAGTAGGCGTAACAACCAACAAGAATACGATTCCGTTTGACCCAGCTAGTCCATTTGTAACAAGTGGCGTTCGTATCGGTACTCCTGCGGTTACCTCCCGTGGCTTTGATGTTGAATCCATGAAGGAAGTAGCGGCTATCATCGCCTTGACGTTGAAGAATCCTCAAGACGAAGCGAAGAAAGAAGAAGCTCGTGCAAGAGTAGCGGGACTGTGTGAGAAGTTCCCTCTCTATGCAGATATGAAGTTAATTTAA
- a CDS encoding TIGR01440 family protein, whose product MSNQPELERQVRTVIEELLAAYPMGSRQILVIGTSTSEVMGERIGTSGSEQAAETIFRVLKEYQSKFSFHLAFQCCEHLNRALVVEQETADLFRLDEVTVVPVPKAGGSMAAHAFQQLAHPAVVESIQAHAGIDIGDTFIGMHLRSVAVPLRPSIRQIGNAHVTMAYTRPKLIGGTRAVYPEKPQNLSCT is encoded by the coding sequence ATGTCTAATCAACCGGAATTAGAACGGCAGGTTCGAACAGTCATAGAGGAACTCCTAGCTGCTTATCCTATGGGCTCTAGGCAGATTCTCGTGATTGGAACAAGCACGAGCGAAGTAATGGGAGAGCGAATTGGGACGTCCGGAAGCGAACAGGCGGCTGAGACGATCTTTCGTGTGTTGAAGGAATATCAGTCCAAGTTTTCGTTCCACCTAGCTTTTCAATGCTGTGAGCACTTGAATCGTGCACTTGTAGTCGAGCAGGAAACAGCGGACCTCTTCCGCCTTGATGAAGTGACAGTTGTTCCTGTGCCGAAGGCAGGAGGATCTATGGCAGCCCATGCCTTCCAACAGCTCGCTCATCCTGCCGTGGTCGAATCGATACAAGCCCATGCGGGCATTGATATCGGGGATACGTTTATCGGGATGCACTTAAGATCCGTGGCTGTTCCTTTACGACCATCCATCCGCCAGATTGGGAATGCGCATGTCACGATGGCGTATACTCGCCCGAAGTTAATTGGGGGAACTCGAGCGGTTTATCCGGAGAAGCCGCAAAACCTAAGCTGTACTTAA
- the rpiB gene encoding ribose 5-phosphate isomerase B, with amino-acid sequence MKIALGADHGGFQLKEEIKKLLQSMNMEVVDVGCDCEQSVDYPDYALPVADKVAGGECDRGILICGTGIGMSIAANKIKGIRCALVHDLFSAKATREHNDSNVLAMGARVIGPGVAQEIVKIWLETEFTGGRHSQRLDKIADIEAKEHV; translated from the coding sequence TTGAAAATCGCACTAGGTGCAGATCATGGCGGCTTTCAGTTGAAAGAGGAAATCAAGAAGCTACTTCAATCTATGAACATGGAAGTAGTGGATGTGGGGTGCGATTGTGAGCAGTCCGTAGATTATCCGGATTACGCATTACCTGTTGCTGACAAGGTTGCTGGGGGCGAATGTGACCGAGGGATCTTAATTTGCGGAACAGGAATTGGAATGTCGATCGCAGCCAATAAGATTAAGGGCATTCGATGCGCTTTAGTTCATGATTTGTTCTCTGCTAAGGCTACTCGTGAACATAATGATTCAAACGTGTTGGCTATGGGGGCTCGCGTTATTGGCCCAGGTGTAGCGCAAGAGATTGTGAAGATTTGGCTTGAGACGGAATTTACCGGAGGACGGCATAGTCAGCGCCTAGATAAGATTGCAGATATCGAGGCTAAAGAGCATGTCTAA
- a CDS encoding methyl-accepting chemotaxis protein, with product MGNKIRFGLQKKIVLGIAVLSAVTYGTSFFFLTFLEGFFLTYMSPGMFQAVVLIKGVLWSSFFGWIAARMLTKPIVQLEKTAEMVSTGDLRVKVEIPRGKDELRSLALAFERMLGNLQAMVKDIEENFRQTGEHVQELTHASHSAALQAEQIGMTIDDIAQGAQMQSAATSHMAVSFEQLNHMIEQVNESADQTRDLSSKMVHTIEKSSKVAGTLIEGLHHLAKESESSIEVVRKLDEQAKQIGDISKLVGTMAEQTNLLALNASIEAARAGEHGRGFAVVAGEVRKLADESKKAVQAIDQLIHEIQQEVGLAVKQINEQVKLATLESKRGEETSRALGDISVSVHGVVEAVNQIVHMVGNQTANMKQALEEAREMARIAEETSEGAQSVAVAAQDQTAFMEEISAAGQVLRGQSEKLQEHIRRFTI from the coding sequence ATGGGCAATAAGATTCGGTTTGGTTTACAGAAAAAAATAGTCCTTGGGATTGCTGTTTTATCTGCAGTTACATATGGGACAAGCTTTTTTTTCCTTACGTTTTTGGAGGGGTTCTTTCTTACGTATATGTCACCTGGGATGTTTCAGGCAGTTGTCCTTATTAAAGGAGTGTTGTGGTCTTCCTTCTTCGGTTGGATAGCAGCTCGTATGTTGACCAAGCCAATTGTTCAATTAGAAAAGACCGCAGAAATGGTATCGACAGGAGATCTTCGAGTGAAGGTAGAGATCCCACGCGGTAAAGATGAGCTTCGCTCTTTAGCCTTGGCATTTGAACGGATGTTAGGCAATTTACAGGCGATGGTGAAGGATATTGAAGAGAATTTTCGTCAGACGGGAGAACATGTACAAGAATTGACGCATGCTTCTCATTCGGCTGCTTTGCAAGCCGAGCAGATTGGAATGACGATAGATGATATTGCTCAAGGGGCGCAGATGCAATCAGCGGCAACCTCTCACATGGCTGTTTCCTTTGAGCAGCTTAATCATATGATTGAACAAGTCAATGAGAGTGCTGACCAAACAAGAGATTTATCCTCGAAGATGGTACATACAATTGAAAAGAGTTCTAAGGTAGCTGGAACCCTGATTGAAGGGCTTCACCACTTGGCGAAGGAAAGTGAATCTTCTATTGAGGTTGTACGAAAACTGGATGAGCAGGCGAAACAGATCGGTGATATCTCTAAGCTCGTCGGTACAATGGCTGAGCAGACGAATCTTCTGGCACTGAATGCATCTATTGAAGCTGCTAGAGCAGGGGAACACGGCCGTGGATTTGCGGTTGTAGCCGGAGAAGTTCGTAAATTAGCGGATGAAAGCAAAAAGGCGGTACAAGCGATTGATCAGTTGATTCATGAGATTCAGCAGGAAGTAGGTTTGGCTGTTAAGCAAATTAATGAGCAAGTCAAGTTGGCGACACTTGAATCTAAGCGAGGAGAAGAAACCAGCAGGGCCCTCGGCGATATCTCTGTATCTGTTCATGGTGTTGTGGAAGCTGTAAATCAAATTGTCCATATGGTTGGGAATCAGACGGCCAATATGAAGCAAGCCCTAGAAGAAGCAAGAGAAATGGCGAGGATTGCGGAAGAGACTTCTGAAGGGGCACAATCCGTGGCGGTGGCGGCTCAGGATCAGACCGCCTTTATGGAGGAGATCTCAGCAGCAGGTCAGGTTCTGCGTGGTCAGTCTGAAAAGTTGCAAGAGCACATTCGTAGGTTCACTATCTAA
- a CDS encoding low molecular weight protein arginine phosphatase — protein MNLLFVCTGNTCRSPMAEGLMRKLVEREGLKVEVQSAGVAAYAGTPASVHTSTILRARGIESQHASQPVTSELVSWADLILTMTMSHKQVVAGQFPEAQGKLYTLKEYIGGLGDMDIMDPFGGSLDVYRRTETELDAALEKLKDKIDKM, from the coding sequence ATGAATCTGTTGTTTGTTTGTACTGGGAATACTTGTCGTAGTCCGATGGCAGAGGGGTTAATGAGAAAACTGGTAGAGCGTGAAGGGCTAAAAGTTGAGGTGCAATCAGCTGGTGTTGCCGCTTATGCAGGGACACCAGCTTCTGTCCATACTTCCACTATTTTACGGGCTCGAGGAATAGAATCGCAACATGCGTCTCAGCCTGTAACGTCTGAATTAGTGTCATGGGCCGACCTCATTTTAACGATGACGATGAGTCATAAACAGGTGGTGGCAGGACAATTTCCAGAAGCACAAGGAAAGCTTTACACGTTAAAAGAGTACATAGGTGGTCTCGGAGATATGGATATCATGGATCCTTTTGGCGGTTCATTGGATGTCTATCGTAGAACGGAGACGGAGTTGGATGCTGCCTTAGAGAAACTTAAAGATAAAATCGACAAAATGTAG
- a CDS encoding ZIP family metal transporter, which produces MELLILSSLTGLTTLFGAALALLFGQPSKKILAFYLGLSSGIMVLIVLIDLLPTAFMQGPYQAVGIGLGLGLAMMLGIYGFLENLVRHGVSLKPKKPESYRVGMLIAIAIGLHNIPEGIAIGAGFETHNHLGVLLALSIAIHNIPEGIGMAIPLAMAGVKKRWVLLLSFILSLCIPLGAWLGQKFFVGSPFLVAAGTAFAAGAMGFIVWKEIGPASLRYNRLFALWGMAASVVLVYIIHALR; this is translated from the coding sequence ATGGAGCTATTAATCCTAAGTTCACTCACAGGACTTACCACGCTGTTTGGAGCTGCGCTCGCGCTGTTGTTTGGTCAGCCAAGCAAGAAGATCCTTGCCTTCTACTTAGGCTTATCATCGGGCATCATGGTATTAATTGTACTTATTGATTTGCTTCCAACAGCCTTCATGCAAGGGCCTTATCAGGCTGTGGGAATTGGTCTCGGGCTAGGGTTAGCGATGATGCTAGGGATCTATGGATTCTTGGAAAACCTAGTTCGTCATGGGGTTAGTCTTAAGCCCAAAAAGCCGGAATCCTATCGTGTTGGGATGTTAATAGCTATAGCCATTGGGCTTCATAATATTCCTGAGGGGATCGCTATTGGCGCAGGGTTCGAGACGCACAATCATCTCGGGGTGTTGCTAGCCTTATCCATTGCGATTCATAATATTCCCGAAGGAATTGGGATGGCGATTCCGCTTGCAATGGCTGGAGTCAAGAAAAGATGGGTATTGCTTCTCTCTTTCATATTAAGTTTATGCATTCCTCTTGGAGCTTGGCTGGGTCAAAAGTTCTTTGTCGGGTCACCTTTTCTGGTGGCGGCGGGAACCGCCTTTGCAGCTGGGGCGATGGGATTTATAGTTTGGAAAGAAATTGGACCAGCATCCCTTAGATATAACCGGTTGTTCGCGTTATGGGGGATGGCGGCCAGTGTAGTGTTGGTTTACATAATCCATGCTTTGAGGTGA
- a CDS encoding manganese efflux pump MntP family protein, which translates to MEWDIIQWGQFYTILMIGIALGMDAFSLGIGMGMLRIRLRTIAKVSLLIGLFHVIMPLIGIGSGKFLSSVVGDVATFIGGLILCFLGANMIWGSIFQVEGERTNYKTEGFGLLLFALSVSVDALSVGLSFGLFKTDIILAVLIFGIIGMAMTCCGLLLGKHVGHRLGGFGEALGGVIIFAFGIKFML; encoded by the coding sequence ATGGAATGGGACATCATCCAATGGGGGCAATTTTATACCATCCTCATGATCGGGATAGCACTTGGAATGGATGCATTCTCCTTAGGAATAGGAATGGGAATGCTGAGAATTCGGTTGCGAACTATTGCTAAGGTTAGCTTATTGATTGGTTTGTTTCATGTCATTATGCCACTCATTGGAATCGGAAGCGGTAAGTTTTTATCCTCTGTAGTCGGGGATGTGGCCACCTTTATTGGGGGGCTGATTCTTTGTTTCTTAGGTGCAAATATGATCTGGGGGTCTATATTTCAGGTTGAAGGAGAGCGAACCAATTATAAGACCGAGGGGTTCGGACTTCTTTTGTTTGCTCTTAGCGTGAGTGTTGATGCCCTTTCTGTTGGATTATCATTTGGTTTATTCAAGACGGATATTATCTTAGCCGTACTTATATTCGGGATCATCGGAATGGCGATGACTTGTTGCGGGCTTCTCTTGGGCAAGCATGTTGGTCATCGGTTAGGTGGTTTTGGCGAAGCGCTAGGCGGAGTCATTATCTTTGCTTTTGGCATAAAGTTTATGCTTTAG
- a CDS encoding L-threonylcarbamoyladenylate synthase, whose amino-acid sequence MIHYQTKKWCVDNSVGNERLYPQLEEPAKLLALNEVVAFPTETVYGLGANALSSSAVCKIFEAKGRPSDNPLIIHIAHRKDLDNLVLALPEKAEKLMDAFWPGPLTFILPRKEGIAPEVTAGLDTVGIRMPDHPIALALIEKAGVPIAAPSANRSGRPSPTTAEHVQEDLEGRIAGIVDGGPTGVGVESTVLDVTMDPPMILRPGGVTKEQLESVVGLVLLDPGLMEEEDKPRSPGMKYQHYAPQGEMWIIQEETLEKQQETIRSLIGQAKESGRRVGVLATEETKHNYAEADVVVICGAREDLATVARSLYDALRSFDQQRIDYILAESFPSKGVGLAIMNRLNKAAGHRIYRAEVD is encoded by the coding sequence ATGATTCATTATCAGACAAAAAAATGGTGTGTGGATAACTCTGTGGGAAATGAACGGCTTTATCCACAACTTGAGGAACCAGCGAAGCTATTAGCCTTAAACGAGGTTGTTGCTTTTCCTACGGAGACAGTCTACGGTCTAGGGGCGAATGCCTTGTCATCTAGCGCCGTTTGTAAGATTTTCGAAGCTAAGGGGAGGCCAAGCGACAACCCGCTAATTATCCACATTGCCCACAGGAAGGATCTGGATAACCTTGTTTTAGCGTTACCTGAGAAAGCTGAAAAGCTCATGGATGCTTTTTGGCCAGGTCCTCTCACCTTTATTCTGCCTCGAAAAGAGGGGATTGCTCCAGAAGTGACGGCGGGGCTCGATACGGTTGGTATTCGGATGCCGGATCATCCGATAGCCTTAGCTCTCATTGAGAAGGCTGGGGTACCTATAGCTGCACCGAGCGCGAATCGCTCAGGGCGTCCGAGTCCGACAACAGCAGAGCATGTACAGGAGGACCTTGAAGGACGTATTGCAGGGATTGTGGATGGTGGTCCAACAGGAGTTGGGGTGGAATCAACGGTACTCGATGTAACGATGGACCCACCTATGATCTTGCGCCCTGGGGGAGTAACCAAAGAGCAACTTGAATCCGTAGTAGGTCTGGTTCTTCTTGATCCAGGATTAATGGAAGAAGAAGATAAGCCAAGATCTCCTGGAATGAAATATCAGCATTATGCCCCTCAAGGGGAAATGTGGATTATTCAAGAAGAAACCTTAGAAAAGCAGCAAGAGACGATTCGTTCCTTAATTGGACAAGCTAAGGAGTCTGGACGCCGAGTGGGGGTATTAGCCACGGAGGAAACAAAGCATAACTACGCGGAAGCTGATGTAGTGGTCATCTGTGGTGCTCGTGAAGACTTGGCGACGGTGGCGCGTTCTCTCTATGATGCTTTGCGCTCCTTTGATCAACAAAGGATTGATTATATTCTTGCCGAATCATTTCCGTCCAAGGGAGTGGGCTTGGCTATCATGAATCGGTTAAACAAGGCGGCGGGACATCGGATTTATCGCGCGGAAGTGGACTAG